The Paraburkholderia hospita DNA segment CTGAGGCTGCACCCCGGAACCACGATGGAGAAAAACGATGCAAAGACGAAACTTCATGCTGAAGAGTACCGCCGCGCTCGCTTTCGGAACCCTTGCACTGGCCGGCTGCACCACCACCAAGAGCAGCGGGGAGTCTGCCGCTACGGACATGTCGAAGCGGCAGTCGATCGACGCTAGCGTCGACGGCACCATGTCCCGTCTCTACACGACGGTTCAAGGCTCACGCGAGCTGGTTGCGAAGGCGCGCGGCATTCTCGTGTTCCCGTCCGTGCTGCAGGTCGGCTTCGTGGTCGGCGGACAGTACGGCGAGGGCTCGCTGCGTGTGGGCGGCAGCACGGTCGGCTACTACAGCACGATCTCCGGGTCGTTCGGCCTGCAGGCCGGCGCGCAGTCGAAAGCGATCATCTTCCTGTTCATGACGCAGGATGCGCTCGACAAATTCCGCAGCTCGGACGGCTGGTCGGTCGGTGCCGATGCGTCCGTCGCGCTCATCAAGCTGGGCGCGAACGGCGTCGTCGATACGACCACGGCCACCGCGCCCGTCGATGTGTTTGTCCTGACGAACACCGGCCTGATGGCGGACGTGTCGCTGG contains these protein-coding regions:
- a CDS encoding BPSL1445 family SYLF domain-containing lipoprotein, translating into MQRRNFMLKSTAALAFGTLALAGCTTTKSSGESAATDMSKRQSIDASVDGTMSRLYTTVQGSRELVAKARGILVFPSVLQVGFVVGGQYGEGSLRVGGSTVGYYSTISGSFGLQAGAQSKAIIFLFMTQDALDKFRSSDGWSVGADASVALIKLGANGVVDTTTATAPVDVFVLTNTGLMADVSLAGTKVSKLKI